The proteins below are encoded in one region of Rhododendron vialii isolate Sample 1 chromosome 7a, ASM3025357v1:
- the LOC131332111 gene encoding novel plant SNARE 11-like, translating into MASMSEELAEIDGQIADIFRALSNGFQKLEKIKDSNRQSRQLEELTGKMRECKRLIKEFDREVKDLEYKNDPDTNKMLNEKKQSMVKELNSYVALKKQYASNLDNKRVDLFEGPGEGLAEDNGLLASSMTNQQLMDNGNRMMDETDQAIERSKKVVNDTVNVGTETAAALKAQTEQMSRIVNELDSIHFSIKKASQLVKEIGRQVATDRCIMALLFLIVIGVVAVIIVKLVNPHNKDIPDIPGLAPPVQSRRLLWHPI; encoded by the exons ATGGCGTCGATGAGCGAGGAGCTGGCGGAGATCGACGGGCAGATCGCAGATATTTTCCGTGCTCTATC AAATGGATTTCAGAAATTGGAGAAGATTAAGGACTCCAACAGGCAGAGTAGGCAGTTAGAAGAACTCACGGGGAAGATGCGGGAGTGCAAGAG GCTTATTAAAGAGTTTGATAGAGAGGTGAAGGATTTGGAGTACAAAAATGATCCGGACACGAACAAGATGCTGAATGAGAAAAAACAATCAATG GTCAAAGAGTTGAATTCATATGTTGCTCTGAAAAAGCA ATATGCAAGCAATCTTGACAACAAGCGAGTTGATCTGTTTGAAGGGCCTGGCGAAGGGTTGGCTGAGGACAATGGCTTGCTAGCTTCAT CCATGACAAATCAACAGTTGATGGATAATGGGAATCGGATGATGGATGAGACAGATCAAGCGATTGAGAGGTCAAAAAAG GTCGTAAATGACACAGTTAATGTAGGAACGGAAACTGCAGCAGCTCTGAAGGCACAG ACTGAGCAAATGAGTAGGATTGTGAATGAGCTGGATTCTATCCATTTCTCAATCAAGAAGGCTTCTCAACTTGTGAAGGAAATCGGTAGGCAG GTTGCTACTGATCGGTGTATTATGGCTTTGCTCTTCCTTATTGTAATTGGAGTCGTAGCCGTCATTATTGTAAAG CTTGTGAATCCGCACAACAAGGACATTCCGGATATTCCAGGATTAGCCCCTCCTGTTCAAAGTCGAAGATTGCTTTGGCATCCCATTTAA